GGAGGTCTAATTCGCGTTGTAATATCGTTGCATATCCTGCGACACTGGCCTGGTAACAAGCCTCAACGCCTTGTGCTCTAAGGGCCAGAGTCAAATTTTGCATCCAAAGTCCAGCGCTGATCAAATCATATTTTGAAAGCCTGTTGTCCATATAGACAATGATGGCTGCTGGGGCTCCATAGAACCGAAAATTCTCCGCCAAGGtcgtctttctcttctcatggTCATCACGACCAATATCCAACAGCTTTCCGTACAGTTCTGCGCCGAAATTTTCCTTATGATGCATATAATCGGCGGGTGTTTCAGGAATATCAGGCCATCCTTTATCCCATGCACTCAACATCGCTTTGTTGAGGCTTTCTAGCTTTTCGCCAGTGAGTATGACTGCCCGCCAGGGCTGCAAGTTGTTGTTTGAGGCCGTTCGCTGGGCTATCGATAATGCCTTTTCCAGTACTTCGCGAGGAACAGACTCTGGCAAAAACTTTCGAACGGTATGGCGATCATTTATTAATTTAGCGAGAGCGCTAAGCTGGCCGTGCTCTGAACCCATCCTGTTGATCGTAGACTGTTATAGTTGTATATTATGCGTTTCGGTCAGGTATAGCAGTCAATTATTTAATGCATTCAAGAGCGATCGGGCcaggatatatatatgcgtGCGCGTGTGTGTATGTGATTACCATGAATGTGTGCAGTGCGTTCCAATTTCTAGTACTACTAACATTACGAGTAGTATCACATTAATAATTCACATTTACGCGTCTTCCTATATAATGGCATACTTCAAAAAGTAAGAGCAACGAGATGGAGCCAGCAAATCTCTCACAGGATCCAAAGTGGCGTTACCCGAAATAATTAGACGTCGCAGCTACAGTTATGAAGAAGACATTTGATTAGGAATACGTTTGGGTGACTAAGGCTCTACAACCGAGCATTTTTGTTGGATTAGGAATACAGCGTTCAACCAGGCCTTTTCCCTGCCTATTTTCTTTCCAGTAAGCAAGCTGATAACAGAGCAGCATGCGCAGAATGGTTAAGTGTACGGGGCAGTAATAAACACCATTTGCCTGTTCGCCCTCCAACAAGTGGTACCCTGCAACTAACATGTATTCCGTCAATGTTAAAATGGTAGCGTCGTGTATTGTGTATCTTGAAAGCTATAATGACTTCACTTTATCTACTCCGCATATTCTCACATATTAGCGGGTGGCGATTTCCAGTACAGATCATTTAGCGGCCAGCCTTGTCAAATGGTATAAGACTGTGATTTAAATCAACATCAGAAAGCGTGTCGTATCATATCGCATGGGCATGCTACTACTGACCAGTCAGCTTAAGAATGTCAAGCAGCCTCAAAAGTACCCAAAAATATCGGCACCGTCAACTCCACACGGCCAGAGAAGCGGCACGCCATCGGAGATAAATATGAGCACCTCGCCTTGGCTTTGATACGGCAAATTACGCAATAAGACGCGACACGCATCAGACTGTGCGGGAGACTTTCACGGGGACTTAGTACATAATGATAATAGGTAACATGGGTGATTATCCCGAGCAGTTTGCAAATGTATTTCGAGCATATCATAGGGTCTCATGAACACatattcttctcatctctgGATCTTCAAAATCTGGAATTAAAGGCTTAGGTAAAGTCAACTCTACAGGGTGATTAGGCTACACATATTTCCTCAAGAACTCAATCTGCACTGAAAGACTCTCTTCGCGTAGTTTTCCTTGGTAATGATTGAAATGATCACCGCCTTTCAATATATGAAGCTCTTTTGGGCCCTGCGCAAGCCCAAATGCCTGCAATTGAGGTGTAAACAAACTCTCATCCTTTTCGCCAACAACCATCAAGAGAGGTGTAGGCGCGATCCGATGGATATACTTAATCGGCTCAAATCGAAGGAATCGGAAAAGGGATATCGTTGTAATTTTATTTTCCCAGCTGCCACCTTGGGCGGATGCGTCTtggaagaagcggaagctGGTCGCATCTCGGAGCAATACAGGCGCACttccagcctcagcctcttcaaTAGTAGAGGCAACAACGCGAGAGAGGGGCCATTCTTCCCCTTTACGAATTATGGCGCGATCTCTTTCGGCCATATCAAGAAGTGGTTGGCCAGTCCCGAGTAAAAGCTCTCCCGACACATAAGGCACGAGGCCAATAACAGCCTTGACTCGGCGGTCAATTGCCGCAGCAGATATGGCAACTCCTCCAGCAAGACTTGGTCCCCAAAAGACAATTCTCTTAGGGTCAACCTCTGCAAGGGACATAACATagtcaaaggcatcaatgTAGTCATCTTGTGCCTTGACAGGGTCTGAGTCATATCTGCGGCCGCCGCTTTCTCCAAACCCACGATTGTCATAGAGCAAGACATTAAATCCTGCTTTTTGGAAATCTAGAGCCATTCCCTCAATGAAGTGCTCTTTGAGGGCCGTAACCTAATGTTCGGAATCATTAATCTTGATCTACATGGTAGATTGCCAGTTGAACATACCCCATGAGTCATAATAATACATGGACCCTTTTCTTTAGTAGCCGGGAAAAACCAGCCTTTAATGGTAACTCCATCAAAAGCTTGGAATGAGACATTCCGGCGGTTGTCGGACATTATGAGTGAGTTGTATAAGTTGAGGTTGTTGTGAGTGTTGTATACCAACAGACGTAATGGAAATTTTACTTAATTCGGGAAATCCATATAGCTATATATGTGAATCGTTCAACGAGCGGTTAAGCAAAACATTGAGTACTAACCACATATAATAGCCAATTAATGAGCTTACAAGTAATAGATATTTACTGATACAATGCTGACGCTTCATTGTGGAAACTATTAAAACGTGTAATGTTGACGAAGTTATGCCAACCCAATCAGGTGTTTGGGCATCTAGAAAGCGGATACGTGACATCGGTATTTAAAGTGTATCCACAAGATTAACCACCGTGAAGGGTGCTGAGAGAAAAGTCAGTTCTCGTACTTGTCCGTGTGATATGTTTGCGTAACAATTTTTGGTCCGTCAACGTCCGAGGGCTGGAATGCTGGGGCACAGTGCAACTGAAAGGGATGATTAGGGTTCGGTTGCTCCCTTTCCAGATATCacttaataaataagctGAGTAAGATAAAGGGGCTTTCAATGCAATTATACAGCGACTGAGTACATAGAGATCGCAGCCTCAGTGACGCTCAATGGGGTCAAAGGCAAATGGCATTTTCTTTACACCAAATTTTAATGTTTTATGAACATTAATGATACAAAACGCAAAGCAATGCATTGCTGCGTCTAAGTTTTGGAGCTCGGACGAAATTACGGCCGAGAGTTTCAAGCATTGCATAACTGTAAGACAGAGTAGTGTAGTTCATCGATCTAATTTTACAACAGTTGCTCCAAGTGGTTTCCCA
This genomic stretch from Trichoderma breve strain T069 chromosome 1, whole genome shotgun sequence harbors:
- a CDS encoding nitroreductase family domain-containing protein gives rise to the protein MGSEHGQLSALAKLINDRHTVRKFLPESVPREVLEKALSIAQRTASNNNLQPWRAVILTGEKLESLNKAMLSAWDKGWPDIPETPADYMHHKENFGAELYGKLLDIGRDDHEKRKTTLAENFRFYGAPAAIIVYMDNRLSKYDLISAGLWMQNLTLALRAQGVEACYQASVAGYATILQRELDLPEGMNFLSAIAIGYEDVSYVGNTLRMTRDHWARNVQIR
- a CDS encoding acetyl xylan esterase (AXE1) domain-containing protein, which translates into the protein MSDNRRNVSFQAFDGVTIKGWFFPATKEKGPCIIMTHGVTALKEHFIEGMALDFQKAGFNVLLYDNRGFGESGGRRYDSDPVKAQDDYIDAFDYVMSLAEVDPKRIVFWGPSLAGGVAISAAAIDRRVKAVIGLVPYVSGELLLGTGQPLLDMAERDRAIIRKGEEWPLSRVVASTIEEAEAGSAPVLLRDATSFRFFQDASAQGGSWENKITTISLFRFLRFEPIKYIHRIAPTPLLMVVGEKDESLFTPQLQAFGLAQGPKELHILKGGDHFNHYQGKLREESLSVQIEFLRKYV